TTTTTGTGAGAAGTAGGCAGttcaatttttaatatttacGTGTGTGAAGATCTTTCAGGAATAACCCCTTCATCAGTTCCAGCAATTATTGCCAAATGTAACCTTGCAGGAGAGCTCGTGCAGTTTGGCTTGTTTTCGCGTTTGCAAAGACGTACTCACATATAATTCAAATTGATTATAATACAGCAAACTGTTTCTCATTACAAACGATACTTTGTCTTGTTGCCTTATAGCTCAGCAAGAAGCAGAACGTGCCAGATTCTTGGTGGAGAaggtaagggggggggggataggGGCAACTGAAACTAATACAAGTGAAACACAATGGCAGTCAGAGTGTGTAAGGTTTGAAAGACACGAGGGAGGGGAGGAAAGGGGGCTGCACCCCCTTGATATTAggaaagaattaattttctaGGCAATTTTGTGCACCTCAATCTCAGAAATGTCTTATTTTGTCACCGAATTATGTTCCAAACAAGTTGCTTTGAGAAGGCTGGATTGAGAGAGAAAGTGATATCAAAGTGGTGGagtttgattttcaatttttgtctccAGCTCACATAGGAAAAAAGCCCGAGAAGGTCGTGCTTTGATAAGTTAGTTACTCTTCTGCATACAACATCGGCTGGGTGCACACACTGAAAGTGTGTGCGAGTGTTTGAACTTTCCTTCTCAGTCCAGCGGTGTCACAGAATCAATGAATTTagtaatttttgttaaaattcacACTTATCTTTGAATTTTCGACAcaaaaatttgttctttgtGTGTTTACCAAAAGTAGTATTTGAATAGAGCGAGAAAGAGAacgattatatttttttcattcaagttCGGCTCTGAATAGGTGCTGCGTGGAGAGGCGCGATCAAGGCAATGTGCTCTGTGATGTGCCTAACGTATTAACTGTAATCAACGTCCTTTTTTCAGGCGGAGCAACACAAGCAAGCCACAGTGATCCGGGCTGAGGGAGACGCTAAGGGAGCAGAGCTTTTAGCAGACGCGTTTAAAGAGGCTGGCGAAGGGCTTGTTGTGCTCAGGAAAATGGAAGCCGCTGAGGAAATCGCAGACAAGTTATCTCGTTCAAGAAATGTAGCGTACCTTCCTCATGGACAGAATATGTTGTTGAATCTGCCTGTTGGTCGTCAGTAAGGATATGATGTAGAAAAAGATTGAGACGAAAAACACGGCCATAGCTAAAACTTAAACAGTTAAGAATTGACACTTTTCGGATAACTTGTGTTTCGTCTTGAAATTCGAAGTTAAACTTTCAAGCTCAAAAAAAATCGCACCAAAAAGTGACGATGAAATTCAACAGATCCTAGCAATGATTTTCGTGGGTGAAACTATAATATTGAACTACCTATCTAGGTGTTTCGTTATCAGCTTCCACATGTTAGTAGTTGGATTTCAAAGGTTTTTCGGGGAACGAGTTTTTCCTGTAAGTTATCTGTCGGTGAGGTAAATATGTGAAATTGCACGATTTGTAATGAATCAACTGATCAAAAATATACACGCCTCTTTCAATTATTgcatgtttctttttgtttttgcttctgtGTTTTAATTATCTTGACCTCGTCTCTTTATGTTTCTCGGTAAGTTTTCATCGCGAGAAACCCCGCGTAGCCTACGTGCACCCTCCCCCCTAAGGGGTTCCCTCGCCTCCCTTTCAATTGTCGGGGAGGGTATGGCTACTCATAGGCTGAACCCCGCGGAGCACTCTGACTTAGATCTCGTACTTGTTCTTTAGAGTAAAACACTCCTGCCATAACCCTAATCAAACCTAAAAAAACCCTCTTAGGAGACAAAGAAATGGATGTACTTAGCATAGAACTGATCCATACGGTAAGGAACCAATGCTCAAAACTGAATCCCTGAAATGCCCAGAGCCCTTAATTTCATCGATTGATCGAGCTGTTCAGGTCCAGTGACAATACACGCTAATAAACCAAGAAAGTAAAACTGTTGGCGAACAAGAATACCGTATAGTGCAAACTTGAATAATTAGGACGATGAAATCAATGATAAAGACTTTCATCTACACGTATCGACCAGGTAAACAAACTTTGGTGCTAAAAATTATCAGAACAACCTCGCTCCAAAAACTGAGAGAGGATTTATCTGGAAAAGAGTTCCGCGTATTGAAAATGGTGGAAGAAGCtctttattcttctttcttgttcGAGCAACTCTAAATGCATTAAGTGGTGTTGTATGTGAAAGCCGTCTCCGCTGTGAATGCTACACTGTTTACCgattcaataattgttttgaaaCCACACGAGGTATCTGTTGGATGTAAGGGACGTTTTGTTGAGTTGATTGTGATGTTGGCACCACAACTTGGGTTTCATTTTTCTGTAGAGATAAATTTTTGAGTCGTTGCGAGAAAACGTGCACGACGCTAAAACTGAAGCATCAGCCCCTCAGCGCTAACGCTGACATTAAAAGTTAGCGTTTGTTCAAAGACATGtggtgtttttttcctttaaaacgTTAATCGGTTTTTCTCGACGCCAGTTTGTCAAAATGATCCTAATCAGTGTTAGGTCCATTGGTGTCGACACGGTCAGCAATGGCCGACGAGTTGTCATTTTTAGCGAGGGCCTTGAATTGCTCGGTCAATCTGTCATGCAGTCCTTGCTTTGTTCTACCGATGTAAAAAAACGATTTCAGCCCTTCATGACAAAGGACaaataaaggaattaaaaagCATCTCTGTGTCGCCGGGAGAGAAAAGTTCGCGAAACCATGGAGACCAGGTTTccctgaaaaataaagaagcaCGTTACATGTTTCGGGTAAACGACAATAACCCATGAGACCAAACGGAGttcattaaaaatgaaataagctgAAGCTGAACGCATAACGAGATTGTCATGGCTTATATTATTCAAAATTTGACGACTTAACCTGGAATCTTACTCGTTATTAGCCGCCGAAACGTTATTTGTTAATCCCATTAAGCTGACCTTATAACTGACACAGGTTGTGTGAAAAAGAAGACACCTCTATCATCAGCTGGATGTATATTTAGATACCCCTTGTTTATAAATAGCACCTTTTGGTGGTAAACAACTCTCTTAACTCCGTTTAGTTTAAAGACCAGTGTGTTGCTATCTTTAGCAAGTTCTGTACATCATcaattaagttatttttcagAGTAAACACTTCGTCTTAATTAAGCATGATTTTCACCAGGGATAAATTCGCGTCTTGCTGAAATGCCATGGCGATGGTGCCATTGATGTTTTGTGTCTTCTCTCGCGGGGGAGGGACGGGTTTGTCTCAAGTGAAGTGACTAAGATGGTTGCCGAGTCCTTCAAGATTTAATTGTTAGCAACATTTCAGTTGTTCTTGTTGTCCTGTTATAAAGCTTGAACTTATTACCAAAGCCATTATAAACAATACGCGATTTTTATAGGCCAATCTTTTCCGCAATCCTAGCTATGGCAGTAACACGATGATGGCATTGGGTCCTGGCCTCGTTTAATAGCTAGAGATCGATAGTTAGTATCGCTAGTGTCGTAACAAACTTGCGAACACAGCTATGAAAAGACTTTTTATGGgccttaacccttgaactcccaacaTCTCATTAGTTTTTCTCCCTACCGTCCCCTtacaattattatgattttagtttggagaatttggtactggatcaactaataatccactaattaatatttttctttattctcgtaacTTATCTTGTTggaattgtattgatattgtaaggagaagttctgtcttggtcacttatggatgttaaagggtttaaaataAGATCTCAAAAATTGAACGACTTTTTGAAACCTGTGTAAGAACAAAAGTAAGAAAGAGGGCGTTGTCCTAGACACGAATTCGAAGGGAAAATCGCGTCTAGCGTTTTAACAAAGCACTCGTCGCGAACTGTTTACAGATGACACGGAATTTGTCATAATGGCCTTCTAATTTAAGGCTCGTTCAAGTGTTCTGCTTAAGTTACTTGTAAACCAAGACGTACTACACGTCTAAAACGTTTACGCACTTTCAACACGTGAAAAAATTCACTGCAAAAATGATATacgattttgtttttatttatttgttttctgttttttttttctttctcggaGAAATTAGCTAGACAGCTACTCTTGTAAATCTGACGTGAAATAAAGGTGATGTGTAATGTGTGATGTGTGGTGTGTGATGTGCAAGGGTTAAGTCTGTTCAAAGGTACATAATGAGTTAGGTTACAACTTCAAACAGCGTTTAGGATGTCTTACAATTACTGTGTAACTCAGTTTTGCGAGACCTTGGTGAATCTTTcctcaaaaaataaacaaaactgcATCAAAGAAGACAGAACtacttctttaaaaaatgcaCTTCAAAATCACGAATGCCAGAAGCAGCAAAATCTGGCAGATAACACGTTGCTCAGTGGTAAAAGTGATTTTCCATGAGAGGCATGAACCACAGAGATTTCAATGCGGACGCATAAAAAAGATTATTCATAATCCATCAGTCTTAAAGAATCTACAAAGTAACAACTCATCTGATAACTTTCACAGTTCTTATAATTTTCGTTCGTCGAAGATTGCTTTTAAGACTGCTAACGTCATCACGAAATACAGAACCACGCTTATGTGACGTCATCCACAGTTTAGAGTCAAATTCGACATCAAGTTAAAGTCATAATATTAAGTTATCACTTTGGGTTGAcataaattaagaaattttcaagATACACCACGAATAGGTACTTTATCGGTTATATTAAGTGCGCAAAAGTCATGATTGGCCGCCTGGAGCCAAAGTGTTTCGCCCTCACCCATAGTACAACAATAACAGCAAGTAAACTGCGGTTCATCATTACCTTTTTATGgagatttttttaacattctcCGCCATCATTTCTTATTTAATGCATTCCGAGAAAGCCCAAAATATGTCCTAATTCATTTAGCGGAGGATTTATAACCAACATAGAGATTTCAGGACCAGATATGTCTTCAGCGTAACAGTTCATTGGACCGGATTACCCCCGTCTTCAATTCGACAGGTTATCGCTTTTGCAACCGTTAAATTTCATCCAAAGATCAACTGTTCAAACACCTGTTAAGCACCACAGGTTGACGActttaacacttaaaaaaacTCTTCCTCTCGAAAGTAAGTCCCTCAAAAAATAATAGCCAAAATAGCCAAAGAAtcattgcaaaattattttcagggaaaaaattttaagtggAAGGCTCCAGGCGAAAAGAGTGCGGGAGTTCTTGTCAACATGTTAATGTTCATATTATTGACTCTGCACTTGGCTACTGAGGTAAATATTGTATTTAATCAATTTCAGCGTGAGCCTTATTTAAAGCCTTTTGCTTATAAATGTTAAtgagtttcttatttttttccccatttGGCGAAAAGAGTTTTTCTGCAGCTCATCAAAAGAGGCGAGGAAAATCTATTTCCCGTAAGTTGGATGATTTGACTATACATTTAGATCAAGGCtactttgattaattttataTGAAATATTCGGAATTTAGGGTTTAGgcccaaaattatttgttttggaAAGAACGTAAAATATCTgtataaaaacaagcaaaagtCTTCAACTTCTACTCGAATGATAACAAGCtcgttttaaaaaataacagctGGCGGAATAAATAATTCATCTACACAATGGATATTAGGAAAATCAAGTTAGATGTATACGTtaagatatttcaaaatgaCCTACCTGCAGTGTGAAAAATTAGCACAGGATTTAAATTGTTCTGCCTCCTAAGAAATAATACCTGGCCTCATCGAGATACCGCTTTTCCACTTGTTTAATGTAATTTCAAACTGCTTTTTTCAAGCTGATGGTCTTCGTTTCAGTTGCTAGGATATAAGCTCTTAGCtgttagtatataccacaccCGCTAAAGAGCCCAATTCCTGCTAAAATCTCTAGAGGAAATGAATACTTACTGAGTGCGTGCATTCAAAATCAATTACTCTTGGTAAAAACTGAAGTAAAAACCGTACTAAATGTAGAAGAGCGATCTCAAAAATGTTGGAGTTTTTCGTTCTAACTGATCTAATTTTCGTATTCTATAGTCAACCAACACGGACCTCGCCGCAGTGGTATCCTTGAAATGGTGCTGGCCATTCCCACATCGACCACACCCACTAATTATGTTTTCATGCATCAAAACTCGACCGTGCTCTCTACAAAAGATAAAGGCCGAAAATTCGACGCTGTCAACAAAGCACCCTCCAAAACAAATTTGTACTCTGTAGTAAACGAGAAAAAAGTGACCAACGGTGTGTCTGTTGTTAAAAATGCCACAAACGGACTGAAAAACTTGACGACATATTCATTTGCGCAACCGAACAGTTTTCCACAGCCAACTAGTATTCCACCAATCGATACAATGTCGGAAGCATGGCCAAATCCAATGGGATCGATCGATAACGAAATGGAGGACATCGGAAGTCCAACTTCAATGCAACCGATTGCGAACGAGATGAACGATGAAGAAAAAATACCTGGTATAGCTGATATTTCCGACATGGAGCGTATTCCGTTAGACTTTCAAGAAGAGGAGCCATGGGAAAGGAGTCAAGCTACTGCCAGTCACGTGACTCACAGTCACACCACGCACGGTCTTGATGGTTCTGGTGTTGGCCATGCTGCGCGTAGGCATGTTGTTCCTGCTCCGCGTAGACGCAGGATGAAGTTAGATGTTAAGGACTGGAATAAAGTGACTGGTACATATGTGAGAAGGAGGGAGCATCATACTCAGAGAGGTCAGCTGAGAATCTGGAGTACTACGCCTAAAGCTGGTCGGTTGGGAAGGAAAGGCAAGTTAAAGTTCGAGAATGAAATTCTCCCAATCCACAAGGTTAGAAAATTCACGATGAACAAAACCTGTCCTCCCTGTTCGTTTGTGAAAACGAGGAAgtcgaaaaagaaaatgtcaattcCACCTCCCAAACCTATCGATCCAATCCAGCCAttgcttgaaaaatttgaaaaagagaaagaagtcaGTGATATTAAAGAACACACAGTGGACATTGAAAAAGTTCAACCGAATGAAGCAATTGATAAACATCTGAAAACTTTGGAAAATCAGCCAGACATCACATCAATTTCTGAACATCTTTCAAAGGAACAAATTCAAGATATCGTGCCGATAGAAAATCATCAACTAGAACTCAAAACAAactaaggaattttttttggattGAAAGTTGGAGGAAAAGAACCTCCTCTTGTGTCTGCACAAAAACACTCGATTCTTTGAAAAACCGTCAAAAACCAGGGGCGTTGTAAATGATTTACAAATACTggtttatgaaaaaattttaatcgGCTTAACATTGTAAAGGAATGACAGGAACGGTTTCAAGGCATAGTGCAGTTTTTCAGGCCTCTGACTATTTCACACCCAGTCAAAGTGCAAATTATCAGTGGCTTCTTCTGACGTTACTTTTCAAACAGCTTCCGCATGCGTGGACCTTAAGTGAGACGTGAATGGTAGCCAGGAATAGAGTGTTTTTTCCCCCGGCGCTTGTCGCGAACGTTTCATCGGTAACGTTAAGTAGCGAAAGGACACACGTGGCCTTGTGACTGATTATCCTAGATGAGCCAAATTAGCGAACATGAAAGCCAGTGTTTTTGTCAACTGCAGCTTGCTTCTCAAAACTCGTCCGAATCACTGGAATCGGATTGCCGTTATCTACTAGTATGGATTTGTCTACCTATGCACCATAACTCAAGCAAATCTGTGTAATTACTCATCTCCTTACAGTTCCAGTTTGATGAAGAATTCACCGAAAAAACTTGAAGATTGGTTCTTGTTCCCACTAATACAGTCATTGTTCAAGTTTCTCTTTCCTTCAACTTTGATACTCACTTTACTACTCACGATACTCACGCTTATAGGGATTTCTAAACGGTAGCTTTGGGCATACGTAAACGATTACATGTAAGGTGGCGTAGTTGCGCAGGAATTTTGCAAAAGATAGATAAAATTTCAAGCGTAATGCGCGTGTTCTCTACCCTGATGATGGTCGTTCCTAAGTGACCACACAATGAAAGCAAAAGTCCACTTGGGAAACtggatttctttctttgaatgATAACATGAACTATACTTCTATTCTGTCGATGATAGAATCCAATAGCTGCATCACATCCTTGTCCAGGCTGTCATCGACTCTGGGTTTTTCCGCTTCTGTTTGCGCCAGGGCcatgttgttattattgtttgaATCATTGTCGTCCTGTGTTTTTCCACCAAGTGTTTTCGAAGTTGTCTCCATGCCAGAATGGCTTGCTGTAATAACAAAAAGTGACAAGTTTTATACAAGTGTTTCTGTGAATATCTAAGTATGGAAAAAGACACTCAGAAATAAGCTTTTGATGTGCATTATCGTTTAAAGAGGTCGAAGACTTCTAGGTAACCAAGTGGTCAGTGGGTGAGTGCCAGTATTTCCATCGTAATCCTCCAGAATTAGCTTcgcttatgtttttttttaaaggagtCATGTTTTATGAGACCAAATTGAGTCTTTAAAATCATGGAGTCTGACAATAAAAGATCGCGTTCTCCAGAATGGCTCCTTTTTTAGGTTTCAGGTAGTTTTACAGACAATATCTGTGCTATTTTTTAGTATTAAGGTTTTTCCCATCTATAAATTCAAACTCATGCTACCTTCCTTCCTGTTCTTGTCAGCTACACCAAAGGGAAGATTTACGTGTGGTAAAGACAACCTACTGCTACAAACAGTTAAGTCTATACTCGTCGCTCGTCGTGAGAGATTAGCTTCTGGGCAGAATCGCCGAGATACGCCTGTATGGTGAACAAGATTGAAAACAGCTTAATTTGTACATTGAATTACAAGGAAGGAATTGAGTTCTTAGCTTTATTTGTTGATTAGGGTCGTGCGCTATGGCAAATAAAAAGTGTAATTCATAGTTTTTAGacatattttatctttttcatgTTGTCCAGTTGCTGTTCAGAGATGACGAATTACGTCATCATTTTGTAAGAGAGAAGAGGTATCTGTCACACAAGCCACAGATGGACAATACTAGTGTCCGCGCCGAATTTGACGTCACAGGTGCTGTGGTGCAAGGGAAAGCAGGTGTAGAATTAGTTTTGGAGTTTACCACATGAAATACACGGGGAGCAAGAACTTACTTAGGGTTCTCCTGCTGGGGCGTTTGCCTCCACACACACTCAGCGCCATTTTGAACACAAATAAGTAACCTCGTCTGTATCGCTGGCTCATCCAACCGTACAGCGGAGGATTGACGACAGCATGAAGTAGAGAAATAACACTTGTAAACACCACAACTTTGGTCACCGGCTCTCGGTCAACAATCAGACAATAAAGGTTGTATAGCTGTGAAGGATAAAAGATTGAATCAGGTTAGTTTGTTGATGCACATGCAATAGTTAGTCAAAACAGTGGTCAATACACCTTGAATTAAAGAAACTTGAACGAATTTATGTCAACGGTGGCAGGTGACCTAGTAGGAAAATtctgttttttaatttgatcaGTAAAACTGAGTACGAGTCCTCAGTTTTTTAATCTAATTAATTACAAAAGTCAGACTATGATCAGATTGGGTTTTTGATATTGGTTCGTGATTCTCTCAGTTATCAGATATGaacatgaaaagttttactcgaggttgtgctttttttttatttctgcgCCAATGAACAAGAAAGATCGCAGAATAGTGGACAAATTTTATATGATGACATAGACTTAAGAGTCCCTTTCTTCAAAACGAAGATCGCAAATATGTGACGTAACTTTCTCTTTGTGAGACCTTCATTCGGTATTGTCCGAATGAAGGCGTTCGATTATTAAAGCACAGACAGCTTATCATCTTCTGCATAATTTAAACAGACCTTTATGTCgcattttgacatattttcaCATGTAAATTCAGAAAGCAGGCATTCTTTCAATACCAGATTTGGCGATCAAGCATAACCGCGAGTTACAGGTTTAcgtacatttacatttacatatatCATCTTGCAACATCTATAACACACATAGTCGCAAGCTCCTAACTAGTAACTAAAGCGCTACAACTAGGAAATAtaaaaataggaaagaaaaaaaacaacaacaacaaaaaaactaactAATATATGTACCATGATGTAGATTTCGCATGTTCGTTACATAACTTGACCAAACCAAGAGAGCGAATTCTTAAAAATACGAGTCTCTCTCCAGTCTTATCAAAGTTCAGTGAATTAAAAAGGATAGAACCCTGTCTAACATAACAAACCGCGCCACAAAATACGAAGCAGGCCCACAGATTCCTTTGGCAAAGACAAATGTTAATCGCtatgtcacgagcgtgggagAAAGCAATTTTACCGGCTCCTAATTGCTATGGTACTCTTTTAAAAGTCAATCTTTACCCTCATTGAAATCGCGCTTTGAAATAAATCTCTCACTCACCTAGCCTGGGCGGCCTGTGGCTTATCTTAAATCAACGGTTCCTGTGCTAAGCACAACCACAATTAAAAATGCATTACGTAGAAGGATCGATAATTGAACAGATCGTTTTGTTTTGACCTGTCGACGGGCAGACAAAGAGTCCACTAGGTTACCTTTGTTAAGCCGCTTAGATGACAATATTTATACTGCTTCTACGCAACCCATATTGAAAAACATTCGACTGATGCGTTCTTGTTCCTCAATAAAACTGAATTTGATTAACTTAAAGATGTTTCAGCCGCAATCAATATACAATATACATTACTTTAGGAAGCCGTAATTTGGGAGTTATCAGACTTTCGAATGCAGTCATCTTTACGAGATGGATCTTTTGTATACTAATACGTCTGATCGTACAGTCGCCTGCTTTAACTGTGGCATTGACTGACTCTTTAACTTTTATATTAACACGGCGTCGGTGTTAGTAAGCGGTCGTTCGATTATAAACCGAATTACTGACGATATATTCACACTCAGAATCACCACTTAAGATACTAGTAATCATACGAAAGGGAAAGATTATCTTTGTATTTTGAGGAAGCAAGTCTGCTTGTCAGGACTAGAACTATTTGTAACATCTGAAGGTTAATTGACATCTTTCTCAGTTCACATCCCAAATTGATGGCTGAGAGACGTGCGCGGAGACATCAAAAGCACACAAATGATTTTGGTAAGTTCAATTTGGCGAATAGCAACCGGCGATTGTGACTAAGAACTCAACAAAGGATTCAATATTAACCAAAGAACTtgtgttttcttatttttacacCTGCTTACACAACTTTGGCTTAAAGAAAGCCTTATTAAATCGGTTTTCaatgtcattatttatcacattTCAAATGACTTGTTCACAGAAGTatgattaattttattattttttcctcaaacaTTACTCACCAGGAAAGGTAACCAGCTAATGTAATAAACAACTACCACTATCGTCATCATCTTCGTCAGCTTTCTGATATTTCTCACACCGCTTGTTGTTCCCAGCGACTTTAGTTTATCTTGGCAATTTTGAGTGCCATGAGGTTCATTTTCACCGCCTCCCGACATAACAGTTTGTCGctgaataaacatttttcctgaGAGTTTGATCGTAAAATAAGAAACCAACACCGCTATCAATTGTAGTGCACCAAGCACCTCCATGTAAATGGCATATGCTTTGCCCAAATTGTAAATCTGCGAAAAACACTCTCCATTTCGGAATCCTGAATGTCCGACTCCAATGAAGGGTAAAATAGCGGAAAATATGGAAAAGAGCCAAACTCCAAGCACAAATTTCTTCATGCGCGAAACTGT
The sequence above is a segment of the Pocillopora verrucosa isolate sample1 chromosome 13, ASM3666991v2, whole genome shotgun sequence genome. Coding sequences within it:
- the LOC131773898 gene encoding uncharacterized protein yields the protein MLMFILLTLHLATESFSAAHQKRRGKSISLNQHGPRRSGILEMVLAIPTSTTPTNYVFMHQNSTVLSTKDKGRKFDAVNKAPSKTNLYSVVNEKKVTNGVSVVKNATNGLKNLTTYSFAQPNSFPQPTSIPPIDTMSEAWPNPMGSIDNEMEDIGSPTSMQPIANEMNDEEKIPGIADISDMERIPLDFQEEEPWERSQATASHVTHSHTTHGLDGSGVGHAARRHVVPAPRRRRMKLDVKDWNKVTGTYVRRREHHTQRGQLRIWSTTPKAGRLGRKGKLKFENEILPIHKVRKFTMNKTCPPCSFVKTRKSKKKMSIPPPKPIDPIQPLLEKFEKEKEVSDIKEHTVDIEKVQPNEAIDKHLKTLENQPDITSISEHLSKEQIQDIVPIENHQLELKTN
- the LOC131773951 gene encoding glucose-dependent insulinotropic receptor, producing MNTSLWNNLTSPWPDPTTSTTAAYTSENITGFLRNNTNSTTTSPETQENLNPFFFGLIFQSAIVLVVFGNVLVLTALACYRNWTPADVLLFSLSLADILDSIAALQLLTTVKYYMRRHMTETLCNLFIGFVYTFRLAAATTVTVMALERAMLLVKPFRHHTLITVSRMKKFVLGVWLFSIFSAILPFIGVGHSGFRNGECFSQIYNLGKAYAIYMEVLGALQLIAVLVSYFTIKLSGKMFIQRQTVMSGGGENEPHGTQNCQDKLKSLGTTSGVRNIRKLTKMMTIVVVVYYISWLPFLLYNLYCLIVDREPVTKVVVFTSVISLLHAVVNPPLYGWMSQRYRRGYLFVFKMALSVCGGKRPSRRTLSVSRRFCPEANLSRRATSIDLTVCSSRLSLPHVNLPFGVADKNRKEASHSGMETTSKTLGGKTQDDNDSNNNNNMALAQTEAEKPRVDDSLDKDVMQLLDSIIDRIEV